The following DNA comes from Nocardioides panzhihuensis.
CATCGTCGAGGTCGACCCCACCGACCTCCGCGACCTTGCGCAGCCGATAGCGGAAGGTGTTGGCGTGGGTGAACACCGCGGCCGAGGCTGCGGTGACGTCGCCGAAGGAGTTGAGCCAGGTATCGACGGTCTCCACGAGGTTAGAGCCCTTCCGCTCGTCGTGCTCCAGGAGCCGCGCCAGCGGCCCGGCTGGCACGTCGCGATCTGCGCTCAGGTCCGCGAGCTCGAGCATGAGTGCGTCGACGTGCACCTGGTCGATGACCGCAACTCGCCGGCCGGTGCGGCCGGCCCGCAACACCCGCAGCGCGCGGTCCGCGGCGGCGCGCGAGCGGGTCAGGTCCGACCGGGTCAGGGCAAGGGTGCCGATGCCCACCAGCAACGGCGTGTCGTCGCCGATGCGCTCGAGGAACTCGCCGACGACGTGCTCGGCCCTATGGCTCGCGCTCCCCCTGTCACCGCGCACGTTGACGATGGCATAGGCGACGTCGTTGATCTGCGCCGCAGCCGATCTCGGATAGACGGCGCTGAGGTGCATGGCGAACGCATCGGTGGTCCGCTGATGCTCGGCGGCGCGTTGGGCGCGGCCACCGGCCGCCGCTGCCGAGGAGCCGCCTCCGTCGGCGCCCTCCGGCAGGCGACCGGCTGCAAGTGCCAGCACGAGGTAGTCCCGGTGGAGGAGCCCGAGTCGGTCGACAGCCTCCAGCGCACCGGGACCACCCTCGAGCGCGGTGGCCACCAGGTCGGCCTGGAGGCGGCGCTCCACATCGGCCCCGGCCCGCAGGCGCAGCAGGTGGAGCGCAACCAGCTTGGCTGCTTCCTGCAGCTCCTGGCTGCCTTTTGCCGACAGCGGCTCCTTGACCGTCGCCCAGATCGACCCGAGGACCTCGTCACCCGCCCGCACCGCAAGGGCTACCTTCGGGGCGGTCGTCTGCTCGTCGTCGTACGGCATCGGGTCGATGTGCACCGGCGTGCGACTGCGCTGGATATCACGGGACACGCCCCGCTCCTCCAGCAGGCGGGCGAAGCGGTCCGGCACCTGGCGCCCGAGGATCGTCTCGACACGCACCGGGTCGGCATCGTCCTGGCCCTCAGAGAACGCCAGCACCCGCGAGCTGCGGTCCTCGATGGTGATCGGCGCGTCGAGCAGGGTGGAGATCGCATTGGCCAGGGCGAAGAGGTCGCCGGACGGCATCCCGCCGAGGGTCTCTGCCTCGGAGACGCCGACGTCGCCCTCGGCGATCTGCGCGCGCAACAGGGCAGTCAGCTGCGACCACGAGGCTCTGCTGGTGAGGCCGAGCACAGGGACGCCCGTCGCCGAGACCGCGGCGCGGACGGCGTCATCGACCACGACGGGCGAGCGCACCACGAGACCCGCGGCGCCGTGGTCGCCGAGGTCGGTGACCAGCGTGGCGATGTCGGCCGGGTGCTGCAGCCCGACACCGAGGACCAGCGCCTGGCGCGGAGGTGGCGAGCCGTCCAGCGGGTCGTGGATCACCACGTTCCGGATCTCCTCCACCAGGTCGGCATCGCCGCAGGCGACCTCGAGCAGCGTGGACCCGAGGTTGTCGAGGACACGGCCGAGACTCGCACGACCTTGGTGGATCACGACAGAACCGTACCCATGTTTCGTCCAGCTCGACAATGAACGAATCCGATCACGAGACCCTGGGCGTCGCCCGCCCGCCCGAATGGAGGTACGTCGCCCCCGTCGCCAGCGGCTCGAACACCACCGATGTCCACGACTCCACACCGTCCGCCCGATAGGCGAAGGTCCCTTCGGAGACCGGGACCAGGTCGAACTCCTCCGTGGTCTTTGGCATCAGGTCGGCGAGCAGACCGGTCACGGTCGTGATCATCCGCAGCCCGAGCGCGCCCGGGCGCACCTCGATGCGCTGGCCCGCCCGCTCGTAGACCCCGACGTAGCCCGCGGTGTCCACCCGCGGCGGCTCGGGCGGCGGGGCGAAGGGCTCCGGCAGGGTCACATTCGCCAGCTCGGTGAAGATCTCGGTGAACAGGTCCTGGTAGAGGTCACGGGCATTGCCACCGTTGGTCAGCAGCGTGACGGCCAGCCCCTGGTCGGGCAGAACTCGCAGGAAGGCTGACTGGCCGATGGTGTTCCCGTCGTGGCCGACGACCTCGTGCCCGTCCCAGGTGGACCGGTTCCAGCCGAGGCCCCACGAGTCACCCATCGGATGGGGTGCCGGTACGTCGACCTGTCGCTGTCTCATCGCCACGACCTGCCCGACGGGGAGGATCTCGCGCCCGTCCGCGGCGTTGCCCTCGCGCAGGTGGAGCGCCGCAAAGGTGAGTACGTCCGAGGCCGTTGCGTTGATCAGGCCCGCTGGTCCCAGCGCGCGGGGTAGTCCCCAGACTGACGCTGGCACGGCTGGTTTCCCGACGTGCCCGATCGCCGTACGGAACGCCAGCGCCTCCTCGGGCAAGGTGACGGTGTGCGCGAGACCCATCGGCACGAAGAGCCGCGCCCTCATCGCCTGGTCCCATGTCTGGCCCATGACCTTCTCGATGATCCGCCCGGCGATCACGAAGCCGGAGTTGCAGTAGGAGAAGGTGGCGCCGAGCGGATGGTTCAGCTCGACGTCGGCC
Coding sequences within:
- a CDS encoding helix-turn-helix domain-containing protein, which codes for MIHQGRASLGRVLDNLGSTLLEVACGDADLVEEIRNVVIHDPLDGSPPPRQALVLGVGLQHPADIATLVTDLGDHGAAGLVVRSPVVVDDAVRAAVSATGVPVLGLTSRASWSQLTALLRAQIAEGDVGVSEAETLGGMPSGDLFALANAISTLLDAPITIEDRSSRVLAFSEGQDDADPVRVETILGRQVPDRFARLLEERGVSRDIQRSRTPVHIDPMPYDDEQTTAPKVALAVRAGDEVLGSIWATVKEPLSAKGSQELQEAAKLVALHLLRLRAGADVERRLQADLVATALEGGPGALEAVDRLGLLHRDYLVLALAAGRLPEGADGGGSSAAAAGGRAQRAAEHQRTTDAFAMHLSAVYPRSAAAQINDVAYAIVNVRGDRGSASHRAEHVVGEFLERIGDDTPLLVGIGTLALTRSDLTRSRAAADRALRVLRAGRTGRRVAVIDQVHVDALMLELADLSADRDVPAGPLARLLEHDERKGSNLVETVDTWLNSFGDVTAASAAVFTHANTFRYRLRKVAEVGGVDLDDAEARFALMLQLRLLNQHSFPSTDPRPHTRNPAE